A DNA window from Brassica napus cultivar Da-Ae chromosome C1, Da-Ae, whole genome shotgun sequence contains the following coding sequences:
- the LOC106416961 gene encoding uncharacterized protein LOC106416961 yields MGDITIASDNLKLKYGGRSSINCPMLTSSNYTVWAIRMKLLLKVNKAWEAIETESTSIPEALVLQIGDLDNAKKVWEAIKSRHMGAERVKEARLQTLMSEFEKLKMKDNDTIDSFVGKLSELSSKSAAFWINKTTSFEDIVGRLKAFEERVADEEEDTQDDKSKLMYANTEASQNYQRDFNGNYRGRGRGGRAYGRKGRGRGRSYSNFDMSKITCFRCDKNGHFAADCPDRLLKLQETYENKADEMHEADKLLMHEVVYLNEKNIRPKEFKTNIDGNRLWYLDNGASNHMTGNRKYFNTIDETITGKVRFGDDSRIDIKGKGSILFVSQDGDKKILADVYFILELKSNIISLGQATESGCEVLMKDDVLTLKDKDGNLITSAKRSPNVFIKCLWRW; encoded by the exons ATGGGAGATATCACAATTGCGAGTGATAATTTGAAGTTGAAATATGGTGGCAGATCTTCTATAAACTGTCCAATGCTTACATCATCAAACTATACTGTGTGGGCTATCCGAATGAAGCTTCTTCTTAAGGTGAACAAGGCGTGGGAGGCAATAGAGACAGAATCAACG TCCATACCGGAAGCGCTTGTCCTTCAAATTGGAGACCTAGATAATGCAAAGAAAGTatgggaagctatcaaatcGCGACACATGGGAGCAGAAAGAGTAAAGGAAGCGAGGCTACAAACACTTATGTCAGAGTTTGAGAAACTCAAGATGAAGGATAATGATACAATAGATAGCTTCGTTGGCAAGTTATCCGAGCTTTCATCAAAATCTGCAGC ATTTTGGATCAATAAGACCACAAGCTTTGAAGACATCGTCGGACGTCTCAAAGCCTTTGAAGAAAGAGTtgctgatgaagaagaagatacacAAGATGACAAAAGCAAACTGATGTATGCTAACACGGAGGCATCGCAGAATTATCAACGCGATTTTAATGGGAACTATCGAGGAAGAGGTCGTGGAGGAAGAGCTTACGGTAGAAAAGGACGAGGACGAGGAAGATCATATTCAAACTTTGATATGTCGAAGATAACATGCTTTAGATGTGATAAGAATGGACACTTTGCGGCTGACTGTCCCGATAGATTGCTCAAGTTACAGGAGACTTATGAGAACAAGGCAGATGAGATGCATGAAGCGGATAAATTGTTGATGCATGAGGTTGTGTATTTAAACGAGAAGAACATAAGGCCTAAGGAGTTCAAGACTAACATTGATGGAAAcaggttatggtatctagacaATGGGGCTAGTAACCATATGACAGGGAATAGGAAGTATTTTAACACCATAGACGAGACCATTACGGGAAAAGTGAGGTTTGGAGATGATTCAAGGATCGACATCAAAGGTAAAGGGTCCATCTTGTTTGTGAGCCAAGACGGGGATAAGAAGATACTTGCAGATGTCTACTTCATACTGGAGTTGAAGAGCAACATCATAAGCCTTGGTCAAGCAACTGAATCAGGGTGTGAAGTACTGATGAAAGATGATGTTCTAACATTGAAAGATAAAGACGGCAATCTGATTACAAGCGCGAAGAGATCACCAAACGTCTTTATAAAGTGCTTATGGAGATGGTAG